Part of the Zingiber officinale cultivar Zhangliang chromosome 8A, Zo_v1.1, whole genome shotgun sequence genome, TTGGTTAAAGAAATAAAGGAGCAGCATAATCTTTGTTGCAATGAATTACCTCATCAGGATTTAGTTGAAATGAATCAGGAAGAAAGTCGCCTTCCTCAGCTCAACTTGATAGAAATCTCAAAAAATGATGCTATGTTCCCTTAGGCTTCCATGCCGATATCGCATAAATGATCCTTCCCTTCCATCCCTGTATCAGCCATCCATTGTCTTCATCGATGACAAAGTCCTTGTGATAGCTGCCTTTCACTTTGTCCTTTGCTTTCTTCATTATGTCTGGGTCCAGAGGGCGCTGCTCGAACCCGGCCCGGATATTCCTGACCTGCCACTGCTTGTAAGTCTCCGGTCTCTCAACTCTTTCTGAGCCTTCACATGCTATAACATTAAGAGCCTCGCGACCAAAGAGATCCCTCTCGATCAATGACCTCTGGTCGTCATCTCGTGGCACGTTAGCTTCAAGCATGTCAAACAAAGCGGAGTAATGGAACAATGCCTCACGGAATCTAGTCACAAAGAATGGGGCACTGTAGGATCCGTTCACTACTCCATGAATGAAAACATCAGGGTTCATCTTCCGTATTGTGTTGAGAACCCTATTCCTCGGGCTGTCTACAACTACAGTCTCATCGATGAGATTCCTGAAGCGGTACAGACAATTGACTGCTACCACCTCATCTTCAGCAATGTGTAGATCCTCTGCTCGAATGGCTTCCCATCTAGAAGCAATGGCCTGATACTCGAAAGGAACATTAAAACTTTTCGCATAATCTGCCAGCCTCCTACCCGTCTCTTCAATTCGCTCTGTGGGTCGAAAACCTGGCTGGGGCACATCAATACCTGTGATCCGCAGTTTAGGTGGGCCACCTTCCCTAGCTGATAGACGTTGGATAAGACATGGCCACTGAAACCCGAAATAGATGCCAAAATCAATGATGTGCACCTTGGAGGCCTTTTGTGCCAGATTGAGTATTGTCTGGTTGGAGAAAAAGTGTGAGATTCTCTTGAAGGGACAAGCTGCAAGATACAAATGATAAGCCTTCAACACATCAGTTGCGGTCGCCCTTTTAGCAACTAGAGCCTTGTAAATCTGACTTCCAGTGCCTGCCAGACGAGCTTCAAGACCGTCTGCAAAAAACTGTGCCAGCCTTTGTGATCCATCCCCAGTTGGAGAAGAATGCTGTCTGATTTGCTTCAATAATTCATAAGCAGTTCGTCGGTCATCAGCTGCCACTGCTTGAGCGCAGAGAATCAGAAGAGTTCTGAGATCCACTACCTCTTTCTTGGTATGTTTCTTTCCTCGCGACTTGCCACCGGTTGAAGCCTTTGTCAAACCATTCTGGGTATTTCTACTTGCTTCATTCTGCATTGCCTCACGCAAATCAGACATCTTCTTAGAGCACTTATCACCGCAGCCTAGCAATATCATATCAAAGATTTCTGATCTAACCTCCCCTTCATAGAAAACAGCCGATTGCTTACTGCTCCTGCCCTCTACCAAATCCAACTCCTCTCTGTTTGTACTCTTACGAACTCTAGAACTATTGGTCAAAGGGTCTTTCTCCTCTGCTTCTTCCTTGAGGTCAAACAGCCTTCCATCTCTCGCTGACATTCGAGATGCTGAGCCACCATTAGACTGTAAGCTGATCCCCAACTTATCATTGCTAGGGAGAAACTTTTGTGCTTCTTCAACTCCTCTCTTGAAATGCCAAGCAGGAGTGCTTTGAAAAAACAAACTAGGAGATAAAGCAACATGATTAAAGCGCTCCTCAAAACTAATTGACATGTTAGAAGAGCTCGATGGAGTCCGAGGAGAATAATCAACAGATCCCCGATGAGAACTAGACTGTTGGTAATCTGAGGAGTCACTTACAGAGCTACTGTCCACAATCCCACTGCTGCTACCACTGTAGAAATTCTTGAACCGATCATTGCTTCTGCCATTGGCGCTGGAAGGAATGTGGTCAATGTCAAGCGACAGTTGATAAGGAGCCggcgggtacttctggccaagtATATCATAGAAGGGCTTCTCTGCAGCTCGAATGGCTGACTCTTCCTTGTGTGAGCTAACTTTTTCATCTATATCCTCCTCCATTAGCATCCGGCTGATGTAGTTAAGCGCCATATCAGAGTAGAAGATGTCACCATCCTCTGTGCTTTCACACTCAGAGCTTACACAAACATTAGACGTGGGATTGCTAATTTGGATGATCCCAGAGGAGAATTGCGGAATACCAACATAATTACTATGATTCATAGTAGTTTGGGATTCTCCTAACTCTAGAGCTCGGAAAATATTTTGATCCGAATAAGAATCATCGTAGCACAATCCGCTCATCATGCCAGACAGCTCACGGAGTCCAGAATCCATAACCATTGAATCAGAGTTCTGCTACACTTCAACCTTTCACCGAATTAACAGCTATCACAGTTCAAACACGAAGATAACCTAATATTAGTCCACCTCGGCACTTTTCTAATCAGATCTTCGACATTGATAACGAACTGACCAAAGGAAAGAAAGAATAAAACGAAATCAGAACACGAACATTAAAAGTCTAACCTTTGCGTTTAcacaaacaaaacaaaacaaaatgagCCGGAAAGAACAATTCAGACTAAACTGCACAAAACAAAAACCTACACATGCTTGAATCGATGTATTCCAGCACcaaaaattccaagaaaggtcgAAAGGAGGCAACTTTTTCTCGAtcaaacaaagaaaacaaaaaagtATGTGAACGAATCGAACAGACAGATCGACAACCGCAATGAAATCAATCTAGAAAGGAAATCAGCCGAGGAACAGGAAGGGGCGAAAGCTGACCTTATCGAAACCCTAGTAGCGATGGCGGGAGAACCAGCAACCCCGAGCCCCAGCGCAAAAGGCGAAGCGGAAGGAGATGGAAAGCGAGGCGGTGGTCATGAGAAAGAGTGGAGTGTGGACTCCCGATTGCGGCTTTTGGTCCACCTTCCTCCTCTTGTCGCCTGCGGTATAATTTATTACTTCCCTCCCTTAAAGGCAACTCTTTCCCGTCGaggtaaataaaattatttttcagaaaaataaattttaaaaaaatattattaaataattcaattaaaaacTCAAATTCCCGAGGCATCTTCTCGGGACGTGGATCTGGCTACGTGGTCGCATCCCGACCGTCGGTCTCTGGAGCTTCTAGTTCGGGAGCCGGCAAGCGAGGCGGAGATATCACGTGGCGGATCGATTGCAGGACGCGGCGGCCGAGAACACGCGGCGTGGCGTGGGGGATGACGAGTTCCGGCTGCTCGGATCCGATGCAGCGGCGGGGGTACGGACAAACCGAGAGACGGTGCGACCGCTGTCCGATGCGCGACGCGTGGCGGGGCTAGACGATGGTCCGGTCAAGCCACGCGGGTCGCGTCAAGTAATCGGACGGGTCTTCTATCGACCGACAGTATATTTtgtatatttcaaaaaaaaagtccaaaaataaagaaaaaggacaatTTCTCATTATAAATCGCTTGGTGCGTTGCATCTGATCGCaatactttctaaaaataaataagaatatGGGCAATAAGTTAAATGGAGTAGTACACTCGTGATTGGGCAATGCGTGAGGTTGAGTAAGTGGGGGTCACCCGCCCCGCTCCACGTCACCTCGTTCACGTTGCGGTCAAATTGCACAGTCGCCCCGCCTCGTCGCTCATCATTAATTAATCCATCAGACTCCGCACGCATCTTAAGAGAAATGTACGGATCAAAAATATTCCAATACCcctttttattataaaattatatacGAAATGATTCCACATGTTTGCCATGTTAGCTAGTCTTGGTTGATAAGGACATGTGTTGGTATCTTTTAGGTGTGCATATCAATCACTTTGTGAAGAATTATCACTTTTAAtcacttaataaaaaaatatttttaattttttttaataagccTCTGGGCATgtaaaaaataagaaaactaaGTATCCCtttgtaaaatttgttgaaaATAAATAAGCTATTATCGAA contains:
- the LOC122009644 gene encoding scarecrow-like protein 9, which codes for MVMDSGLRELSGMMSGLCYDDSYSDQNIFRALELGESQTTMNHSNYVGIPQFSSGIIQISNPTSNVCVSSECESTEDGDIFYSDMALNYISRMLMEEDIDEKVSSHKEESAIRAAEKPFYDILGQKYPPAPYQLSLDIDHIPSSANGRSNDRFKNFYSGSSSGIVDSSSVSDSSDYQQSSSHRGSVDYSPRTPSSSSNMSISFEERFNHVALSPSLFFQSTPAWHFKRGVEEAQKFLPSNDKLGISLQSNGGSASRMSARDGRLFDLKEEAEEKDPLTNSSRVRKSTNREELDLVEGRSSKQSAVFYEGEVRSEIFDMILLGCGDKCSKKMSDLREAMQNEASRNTQNGLTKASTGGKSRGKKHTKKEVVDLRTLLILCAQAVAADDRRTAYELLKQIRQHSSPTGDGSQRLAQFFADGLEARLAGTGSQIYKALVAKRATATDVLKAYHLYLAACPFKRISHFFSNQTILNLAQKASKVHIIDFGIYFGFQWPCLIQRLSAREGGPPKLRITGIDVPQPGFRPTERIEETGRRLADYAKSFNVPFEYQAIASRWEAIRAEDLHIAEDEVVAVNCLYRFRNLIDETVVVDSPRNRVLNTIRKMNPDVFIHGVVNGSYSAPFFVTRFREALFHYSALFDMLEANVPRDDDQRSLIERDLFGREALNVIACEGSERVERPETYKQWQVRNIRAGFEQRPLDPDIMKKAKDKVKGSYHKDFVIDEDNGWLIQGWKGRIIYAISAWKPKGT